The Ruminococcus bovis genome includes a region encoding these proteins:
- a CDS encoding metallophosphoesterase — MSTYVVGDIHGEFNQLLELLNTMDFSSKDWLYVMGDVVDKGEYPIKSLQLLMGLPNCTCLMGNHELMMLKNREMINNLGNLSKKFIENNCLNILDWLNNGAESTLCELSELSLDERNKILDYVEKFKPYVELSVNGVDYLLVHGGLGNFSVEKPIADYSLEELVWDRPDYSKEYFSNKILVTGHTPTQRIKENTLPGYIFMGNNHIALDCGAFSPKGKLAGICLETMEEFYSR, encoded by the coding sequence ATGAGTACATATGTTGTCGGAGATATTCACGGAGAATTTAATCAGCTTTTAGAATTATTAAATACAATGGATTTTTCTTCTAAGGATTGGCTATATGTAATGGGTGATGTTGTGGATAAAGGTGAATATCCTATCAAATCATTGCAGTTACTTATGGGTTTGCCTAACTGTACTTGTCTTATGGGAAATCATGAGTTAATGATGCTGAAGAATAGAGAAATGATAAATAATCTAGGTAATCTTTCTAAGAAATTTATAGAGAATAATTGTTTAAACATTTTAGATTGGCTTAATAATGGTGCCGAGTCTACATTATGTGAACTTTCTGAATTGTCTTTAGATGAAAGAAATAAGATTTTGGATTATGTAGAAAAGTTTAAGCCTTATGTTGAACTGAGTGTTAATGGTGTTGATTATTTGTTGGTACATGGAGGACTAGGAAATTTTTCAGTTGAAAAACCTATTGCCGATTATTCATTAGAAGAATTAGTTTGGGATAGACCTGACTATAGCAAAGAATATTTCAGTAACAAGATTTTAGTAACCGGTCATACACCAACTCAGCGTATAAAAGAAAATACATTGCCGGGTTATATTTTTATGGGTAATAATCATATCGCACTTGATTGTGGTGCTTTTTCTCCTAAAGGTAAATTAGCCGGTATCTGCCTTGAAACTATGGAAGAATTTTATTCCAGATAA
- a CDS encoding HNH/ENDO VII family nuclease — MKRIIAVIITIAFLLTGCSIGGKNQESKTKTTTTTSISEKLKFSDMKNPESLEQYKDEVYSTLINSFGDKEYYIEDIKATYVSQEYIDEINENSKENIYFGYTLSQLDKQFSGKRYVFTADDNGKTVVKEFEKYDDTYEQVIKNVSIGAGVILFCATVSAITGGATSIIFATAASEGTKMALSAGGISTVISGGVTYVQTGDMNKSLKSAILEGSKEFKWGAILGSVVGGFKGKSLAKEPNKYDATKKGFAFKEDCQIQKKSKYSPEVIKYIGSEKEYEVYKNAGNFEQVVNGKKALIQKIDLQYKSKYKGEMITNYERIKKYGLAPLDNTGASYEIHHMGQESNSTYAILTKDQHQKNTAILHPNRNNSKVKHGYEWEKARKEFWKSYAEIFE, encoded by the coding sequence ATGAAAAGGATAATTGCAGTAATTATTACTATTGCTTTTTTACTAACGGGTTGTTCAATCGGAGGCAAAAATCAAGAAAGTAAAACCAAAACAACCACTACAACTTCAATTTCAGAAAAACTAAAGTTTAGTGATATGAAAAATCCTGAATCTTTAGAGCAATACAAAGATGAAGTTTATTCCACACTTATAAATAGTTTTGGTGATAAAGAATACTATATTGAAGATATAAAGGCAACATATGTTTCTCAAGAATACATAGATGAAATTAATGAAAATTCAAAGGAAAATATTTATTTTGGATACACCCTTTCTCAGCTAGATAAACAGTTTAGTGGAAAGAGATATGTTTTTACTGCTGATGATAACGGTAAAACAGTAGTGAAAGAGTTTGAAAAATATGATGATACCTATGAACAAGTAATAAAGAATGTGTCAATTGGAGCAGGGGTAATTCTATTTTGTGCAACTGTATCAGCTATTACAGGTGGTGCAACCAGTATTATTTTTGCAACAGCAGCATCCGAAGGAACAAAAATGGCTTTGTCTGCCGGTGGTATCAGTACAGTAATTTCAGGTGGGGTAACATATGTCCAAACAGGTGATATGAATAAGTCATTGAAAAGTGCAATCCTTGAAGGTAGTAAGGAATTTAAGTGGGGTGCAATCTTAGGGAGCGTAGTAGGTGGATTTAAAGGAAAATCTCTTGCAAAAGAACCAAACAAATATGATGCTACTAAAAAAGGATTTGCATTTAAAGAGGATTGTCAAATACAGAAAAAATCAAAGTATTCACCGGAAGTAATTAAATATATCGGCTCAGAGAAAGAGTATGAAGTATATAAAAATGCAGGTAATTTTGAACAAGTTGTCAATGGTAAAAAGGCTCTTATACAGAAAATTGATTTACAATATAAAAGTAAATACAAGGGTGAAATGATTACAAATTACGAAAGAATTAAGAAATATGGTTTAGCACCACTAGATAATACAGGTGCTTCATACGAAATTCATCATATGGGACAAGAGTCCAACTCTACATATGCCATATTAACTAAAGATCAACATCAAAAAAATACTGCTATTCTTCATCCTAATAGAAATAACTCTAAAGTAAAACATGGTTATGAGTGGGAAAAAGCAAGAAAAGAATTTTGGAAATCATATGCAGAAATTTTTGAGTAA
- a CDS encoding Ig-like domain-containing protein: protein MSKKLISILLSVVMVVSVFTTLPIASAVETNSNSTENTETKYVTNLGGTYTGPIKNKSKRFYFAMPKEWRTFSNATACAYWWDGEDSCVDWQNSYEMRPTTIDTDDGSKVYYIDVAEDVNVILFNNGIDLGQKSEDEELPPNYGKVCQTVTIGLEGYGPNESMTYPDGLDSMNNMIYVPNDIEDESLSSKVYGGEWYYLHSDGKWDTVKGSVYETKDVNVKLDKRKDTVNIGGTIQLNATFENLSPDAKITWSSSDTNIATVDNNGTVYGVDEGTAKIKISVQNPGETTLLCTYCTVEVKSVLLGIKITKLPSKTTYYEGEELDSDIITKGIEVVAIYSGNRKVVLNSAFYDEDNHDGYIVAEPRYEVGKNTVTIKYGGFTDTFEITILSKQIKGITVYPPEKLTYVVGEDLDIDGMDVIADYADGTFGNVYDYSIGDYDFSTVGEKIIEVTCRGQKGHFMVYVEPKDIDEILVSLSPDRTDYYVDDEIDSSDIEVYIQYADGSLEETKDYYLNYDFSTAGKKIVTVSYHNYRKSFVVNVKSKTEPTTTKPTVKKVTKVEVSKNSVTLLNGRSTTVKATVTPTNATNKKLKWTSSNAKVATVNQSGKITAKGRGTATVKVMALDGSNKYATVKVTLKQPVTSVKLNRKSANLKVKGSSKQKTVTLKATVYPKNANNKAVSWKSSNSKIATVNSKGKVTAKKKGTCYITVTAKDGSKKSAKCKIVVK, encoded by the coding sequence ATGAGTAAAAAATTAATATCAATTCTACTTTCTGTTGTTATGGTAGTTAGTGTTTTCACCACATTACCGATAGCCTCAGCAGTAGAAACAAATAGTAATTCTACTGAAAACACAGAAACAAAGTATGTGACTAATTTAGGTGGAACTTATACAGGACCTATAAAGAATAAATCTAAAAGATTTTACTTTGCTATGCCAAAAGAATGGCGTACATTTAGCAATGCAACTGCTTGTGCATATTGGTGGGATGGTGAAGATAGTTGTGTTGATTGGCAAAATTCCTATGAAATGAGACCAACTACTATTGATACTGATGATGGTTCAAAAGTTTATTATATTGATGTTGCTGAAGATGTAAATGTAATTCTATTTAATAATGGTATTGACCTAGGACAAAAATCTGAGGATGAAGAATTACCACCAAATTATGGCAAAGTTTGTCAGACAGTAACAATTGGCTTAGAAGGTTATGGCCCTAATGAATCTATGACTTATCCGGATGGACTTGATTCAATGAATAATATGATTTATGTTCCTAATGATATTGAGGATGAATCATTAAGTTCTAAAGTTTATGGTGGTGAATGGTACTATTTACATAGTGACGGTAAATGGGATACAGTAAAAGGTTCAGTATATGAAACTAAAGATGTTAATGTCAAACTTGATAAAAGAAAAGATACGGTTAACATAGGTGGTACAATCCAACTTAATGCTACTTTTGAAAATTTGTCTCCTGATGCTAAAATTACTTGGAGTTCAAGTGACACTAATATTGCTACTGTTGACAATAATGGTACAGTATATGGTGTTGATGAAGGTACTGCTAAAATCAAAATTTCAGTACAAAATCCGGGGGAAACTACACTTTTATGTACTTATTGTACAGTAGAAGTGAAAAGTGTGTTACTAGGTATAAAAATCACTAAATTACCTAGCAAAACTACATATTATGAGGGCGAAGAACTTGACTCTGATATAATTACAAAGGGAATAGAAGTTGTGGCTATATATAGTGGTAATCGTAAAGTTGTACTTAATAGTGCTTTTTACGATGAAGATAATCATGATGGTTATATTGTAGCAGAACCTAGATATGAAGTGGGAAAGAACACTGTAACTATTAAGTATGGTGGTTTTACTGATACATTTGAAATTACTATATTGTCAAAACAAATTAAGGGAATAACTGTTTATCCACCTGAAAAATTAACTTATGTTGTAGGTGAAGATCTGGACATTGACGGTATGGATGTAATAGCTGATTATGCAGATGGTACATTTGGTAATGTTTATGATTACTCAATAGGTGACTATGATTTTTCTACTGTCGGTGAGAAAATTATTGAGGTTACTTGTAGAGGTCAAAAAGGACATTTTATGGTTTATGTTGAACCAAAAGATATTGATGAAATTTTGGTTTCATTATCACCTGACAGAACCGATTATTATGTAGATGATGAGATTGATTCATCGGATATTGAAGTTTACATTCAATACGCAGATGGTTCTTTAGAAGAAACAAAAGATTATTATTTAAATTATGATTTTTCTACAGCAGGTAAGAAAATTGTAACAGTATCATATCATAACTATAGAAAGAGTTTTGTTGTGAATGTTAAATCAAAGACCGAACCTACCACTACAAAACCAACTGTAAAGAAAGTTACTAAAGTTGAAGTAAGTAAGAATTCTGTTACACTATTAAATGGCAGAAGTACAACTGTAAAAGCAACAGTAACTCCAACTAATGCAACAAATAAAAAATTAAAGTGGACAAGTTCTAATGCTAAAGTAGCAACAGTAAACCAAAGTGGTAAAATTACTGCAAAGGGTAGAGGCACTGCAACAGTTAAAGTTATGGCACTTGATGGTAGCAATAAATACGCTACTGTTAAGGTAACATTAAAGCAACCTGTAACATCTGTTAAACTTAACAGAAAATCAGCTAACCTAAAAGTAAAGGGTAGCTCAAAGCAGAAAACAGTTACACTAAAAGCTACTGTTTATCCAAAGAATGCAAATAATAAAGCAGTTTCTTGGAAGTCCTCAAATTCTAAAATTGCTACAGTTAATAGCAAAGGTAAAGTAACTGCAAAGAAAAAAGGCACTTGCTATATTACAGTTACTGCAAAAGACGGTAGTAAAAAGTCTGCAAAGTGTAAGATTGTAGTAAAATAA
- a CDS encoding YARHG domain-containing protein, whose amino-acid sequence MKCPKCGYENDDNAYFCEGCGNKLKDNTSVENNQADNAKFDLDKDLGFDSDMNYGTINKSNLEDNSSFDYYDDFNKNVSYENPQNNYPKPPKNNKNLLITVIVVSAIAVIAICVCVFLIFFNDKDSNSDTSASETVTSTVTETTATTQTTEPTTEATVSKIMPNVVGLRKEEASRILRQQNISIRYEEENNNIYSEGVVSSQSIPSGETVRDGEMVTLYVSLGSDEDTYYNGDYILPDSDTEYISESEIEGMSKEELTLALNEIYARYGLMFNTTSIQQYFNSKDWYVPSIKPGHFDDSQFNDYERHNVDTIVNYMKEKGYR is encoded by the coding sequence ATGAAGTGTCCAAAATGCGGTTATGAAAATGATGATAATGCATATTTTTGTGAAGGTTGTGGAAACAAGCTAAAGGATAATACCAGTGTAGAGAATAATCAAGCTGATAATGCAAAATTTGATCTGGATAAGGATTTGGGCTTTGATAGTGATATGAATTACGGAACTATTAACAAGTCAAATTTAGAAGATAATTCAAGCTTCGATTATTATGATGATTTTAATAAAAATGTATCATATGAAAATCCACAGAATAATTATCCTAAACCACCTAAAAATAATAAAAACTTGTTAATCACAGTTATTGTGGTTAGTGCTATAGCCGTTATAGCAATATGTGTTTGCGTATTTCTAATTTTCTTTAATGACAAAGACAGTAATTCCGATACCTCTGCATCGGAAACAGTAACATCAACTGTTACCGAAACAACTGCTACAACTCAAACAACAGAACCTACAACAGAGGCAACAGTATCAAAGATAATGCCAAATGTTGTTGGATTGAGGAAAGAAGAGGCTAGTAGAATTTTAAGACAACAAAATATTTCTATTAGATATGAGGAGGAAAATAATAACATATATTCTGAAGGTGTTGTATCTAGCCAAAGTATTCCTAGTGGTGAAACAGTTAGAGATGGTGAAATGGTTACACTGTATGTTTCATTAGGTTCGGATGAAGATACTTATTATAACGGTGATTATATACTTCCTGACTCAGATACTGAATATATTTCAGAAAGTGAAATTGAAGGTATGAGTAAGGAAGAATTAACTCTTGCATTAAATGAGATTTATGCAAGATATGGTTTAATGTTTAATACCACAAGTATTCAGCAGTATTTTAATTCTAAGGATTGGTATGTACCTTCAATAAAGCCCGGTCATTTTGATGACTCACAATTTAACGATTATGAAAGACATAATGTAGATACTATCGTTAATTATATGAAAGAAAAAGGATATAGATAA